GATATCAACTCTATTTTTAGTTGCAAGGATTTTTATTCTGCATGCGCCGGGAACTAGTTTTATATCAAAGATTGACTACTCATTAACAATGTCTCCTTACATAATGAGCCTTATGTTAAAGGAATATCTGCGGCTTTTGATTATTCCATTAAATCTTTCCACAGAACATCCTTTATCTAGCAATTTTAGTATACTTGATATAGCAACATTCATCACAACTGGGATTATTCTAATTACAACATTTCACGATAAGAAAAACAAACCTTTAATCATTGGAGTAATCTGGATTTTTGCAGCACTTATACCTGTTGTCAATCCTCTTGTAAATGTTGTTGCAGAGAGATACTTATTTCTGGCATCTTTTGGATTCTGTCTGATTCTAGTTTCTGTAATAAAACCTTTCTTATTAAAAAGCAGAACGAAATATCTTGTTTTATTTATATGTTCTCTGCTGTGTGTAGTTTATGGCATGAGGACATTTGAACGAAATTATGATTGGAAAGATGATAAGACACTGTGGTCAAAAACCATTTGGGATAACCCGTACAGTGTGCTGGGATATTATAACCTTGGTTGTATATTCCTTTCCGAAGGGAAATATTCTAATGCAGAGAATTACTACAAAAAATGTATTGAAATTAATCCTGCTCATGAAAAGGCCTATTGCAATCTCGGTCTTATAGAATATCATAATAACAGATTACTTAACGCTGAAAAATACTTTAAAAAGTCATTAGAAATTAATCCAAATCTAAAAGAAGCTCTTTACAATATGTCGCTTGTCTTAAAAAAGCAAAAAAAGCATGAAGAATCTATAAAATGATCAAACCTTCTCTCGCCAGTAATTCAATAGGTCTTTTAATGTTCTCTCAAAAGGAATCTCTGGCTTCCATCCAGTTGCTTCCCTAAACTTAGTGCTGTCCCCGCCAAGATATGGGACATCTGAAGGTCTCATCTTTGCAGGATCCTTTTTTATCTCTATTTTTAGCTTTGATAAACCAATTAGTATATCCAAGACCGCGCTAATCTTATATGCTTTGCCTGTACAGATATTATAAACTTCACCGGGCTTGCACTTATCCAACCCCAACCAGTAAGCTTTTACTGTATCGCGAACATCTGTAAAGTCCCGTTGAGCATCAAGATTCCCAACAAGGATCAGAGGTTCTTTCTGCCCTTTCTCTATTTTTGCTATCTGCTTTGCAAATTCCGAACAAACAAAAACATCTCCTCTTCTTGGTCCCGTATGATTGAAAGCCCTGGTTCTTACAACATTAAGTTTGTAACTCATATAGTACTGGTAAGCTAGCAGATCCTGCCCAACCTTACTTACTCCATAAGGACTTAAAGGTCTCAATGGATTTGTCTCTTTGATAGGAGTTTCTTCAGGATAAACCATACCATATTCTTCCGAGGAACCGGCAATCTGCATCCACGGATTAATCTTAGCCCTTCTAATAGCTTCAAATATATTCAATTCTCCAATAATATTTGAAGTAAGAGTTTCTGCAGGACTGTTCCATGAAGTAGGCACAAAACTTTGCGCAGCCAGGTGAAATATTTTGTCTGGTTTTATATCCACAATCAAATCATTCACAGAAGATGCATCATTAAGATTACACTGAATTAAATGAAGTTTGTCCTTTATATGCTCAATGTTCTCTGTTTTACTACGCCATCTTATAGTTCCATATACTTCGACATTTCCCTTTGCTAATGCATAATCGGCAAGATGACTGCCTACAAAACCAGTAATTCCTGTAATTAAAATCTTCATAATTCTACGCTCCGTATTTTGTTAATCTCAACGCATTAGCCATCATTAGGGGCATTATATCAAGGGCTGGAAACCTACCCAGAGCTCCTTTTAAACAGCTTGTTTCCCCAAAACGCTTCATGTCATCAGGTCTGCAATATTTCGAATACAGTAAAAAAGGAACAGAATGCCAGCTGTGTGATTTTAAAAAAGCAGGTGTAGAATGATCGCCTGTTATAACTAGAACATCGGGTTTAAGATCGGTAATAAGCGCTAAACTTTTGTCAACATCTTCAATAACATTTACCTTTCTATCAAAATCACCATCCTCTCCGGAACTATCAGTTGCCTTTATATGGATAAAGAAAAAATCGAATCTGTCAAAATTAGTTCTTAAAGTCTCAAATTCCTCCAAGATACTGCCTCCTGTCTTAAGTATCTCCATACCAACAAACTGAGCCAGCCCTTTATACATAGGATAGCCTGCAATGGCAGCAGCATTCAGCTTATATACATCCTTCATTTGCGGCAATTCGGGTTTC
This genomic stretch from bacterium harbors:
- a CDS encoding tetratricopeptide repeat protein, which gives rise to MNITTSKSFLRTKTFHIICLTVVTFLVYSNTLKNAFVWDDTQLIVKNTFIKDIHNLKQVFSKNYFTYSGQETWVHSGQESFRPITTTSYFIDYYIWDNNASGYHLTNLILYMLAVILAYKIAFLLFSCWKSALITALLFSLHPIHTEVINAICFRGDILAFIFALLSFLFYIKAKNKGYIFFSCLFLILALSSKESVIIMPLIFIVYSKLYEKNNLKYKALPYVLISTLFLVARIFILHAPGTSFISKIDYSLTMSPYIMSLMLKEYLRLLIIPLNLSTEHPLSSNFSILDIATFITTGIILITTFHDKKNKPLIIGVIWIFAALIPVVNPLVNVVAERYLFLASFGFCLILVSVIKPFLLKSRTKYLVLFICSLLCVVYGMRTFERNYDWKDDKTLWSKTIWDNPYSVLGYYNLGCIFLSEGKYSNAENYYKKCIEINPAHEKAYCNLGLIEYHNNRLLNAEKYFKKSLEINPNLKEALYNMSLVLKKQKKHEESIK
- a CDS encoding GDP-mannose 4,6-dehydratase, which gives rise to MKILITGITGFVGSHLADYALAKGNVEVYGTIRWRSKTENIEHIKDKLHLIQCNLNDASSVNDLIVDIKPDKIFHLAAQSFVPTSWNSPAETLTSNIIGELNIFEAIRRAKINPWMQIAGSSEEYGMVYPEETPIKETNPLRPLSPYGVSKVGQDLLAYQYYMSYKLNVVRTRAFNHTGPRRGDVFVCSEFAKQIAKIEKGQKEPLILVGNLDAQRDFTDVRDTVKAYWLGLDKCKPGEVYNICTGKAYKISAVLDILIGLSKLKIEIKKDPAKMRPSDVPYLGGDSTKFREATGWKPEIPFERTLKDLLNYWREKV